In a single window of the Mucilaginibacter defluvii genome:
- a CDS encoding 3',5'-cyclic-nucleotide phosphodiesterase, whose translation MPFKFSRLLVLCLSLALSAGAQTKKSAFYIVPLGIKGGIDESNLSAYMVGATGSNGYICLDAGTLHYGIEKAIGKHTFKVSAEKVLKQYIKGYFISHAHLDHVSGLIINSPEDSTKNIYGLASCLETLKTHYFTWESWANFTDEGQKPQLKKYSYKPMEPKKPVTVDGTGLTVQVFPLSHSNLTGAAYLVKSNDAYLLYLGDTGPDEVEKSTRLRELWQAVAPLINKEQLKAIMIEVSYPNEQPDKSLFGHLTPNWLMKEMSVLESYTGTGKLKNFNLIVTHVKPPEKNIRKLMQQLKQQNSFGLNLIFPQQGKAIRL comes from the coding sequence ATGCCGTTTAAATTTTCAAGGTTATTGGTTTTATGTTTATCGCTGGCGTTATCTGCCGGGGCGCAAACAAAAAAATCTGCTTTTTATATAGTGCCTTTAGGCATAAAGGGCGGTATTGACGAAAGTAACCTTTCGGCTTATATGGTTGGCGCTACCGGCAGCAACGGTTACATCTGCTTAGATGCAGGTACACTTCACTATGGTATCGAAAAAGCCATCGGCAAACATACTTTTAAAGTATCCGCCGAAAAGGTATTGAAGCAATACATTAAGGGGTATTTCATATCGCACGCGCACCTGGACCATGTTTCAGGATTGATCATTAATTCGCCCGAAGACAGCACCAAAAACATTTATGGATTGGCATCATGTCTTGAAACACTTAAAACACACTACTTTACCTGGGAAAGCTGGGCTAACTTTACTGATGAAGGCCAAAAGCCACAGTTAAAAAAATACAGTTATAAACCCATGGAACCTAAAAAGCCGGTAACCGTTGATGGCACCGGGCTTACAGTGCAGGTATTCCCGCTGAGCCATTCAAATTTAACAGGGGCCGCCTATCTTGTAAAAAGCAACGATGCTTACCTGCTTTACCTGGGCGATACCGGCCCTGATGAAGTTGAGAAAAGCACACGGTTGCGCGAACTATGGCAGGCCGTTGCACCATTGATCAATAAAGAGCAGTTAAAGGCTATCATGATCGAAGTATCATACCCGAATGAACAGCCGGACAAAAGCCTGTTCGGCCACCTCACCCCTAACTGGCTGATGAAGGAAATGAGCGTGCTGGAGAGCTACACCGGTACCGGCAAACTCAAAAACTTTAACCTGATAGTAACCCACGTAAAGCCGCCAGAGAAAAACATCAGGAAATTAATGCAGCAACTCAAACAACAAAATTCATTTGGCCTGAACCTGATCTTTCCGCAACAGGGCAAAGCTATCCGCCTCTGA
- a CDS encoding M48 family metalloprotease translates to MHTTKPDKSVIQPSKAFKQQISRSVNAVILFVIVYLLLLLGAIGCAIIFGALGVGIIALKAHWVTIVFGLGLIFSGLMLVFFVVKFIFKRNRDHYGERFEIFEADQPELFSFIRQLTAETGTDFPKHVYLTPEVNAYVSYDSTFWSMFLPVKKNLTIGLGLVNSLNRSEFKSVLAHEFGHFSQRSMKFGSYVYNMNKVIHNMLYDNDSYQSIIDKWASFHSFLRGTAWINVQIIKGIQFILRKVYVFLNKNQMSLSRQMEFHADAISAYVAGSNNAITASRRLDIGGMCYNTILNYWNAEIKDKKRADNFYPQHSEIVRQFSTLNQLAIDANGLPVVHHRIAALDNEQIVIEDQWASHPSSKDREAALEALNIPQPIEDQSAWSLFNDADQLQRKFTDDMYSSVNEINTFEKLDLEAFKAKYYKDVNENNYHPEYRGYYNGRHLNNFDIDEAIRQSENDKGKIRFTELFTDEKSNLPKRISYLADDIAKLDAIIENRIESGVKSFDFKGTKYPNSEAASVKELLNQELSEAESQVKELDKDLFIATYKNAETDEQQKLRDGYILLFKDQKQDNGDYEIYNNVWAAFSPLFNTMPYAEIERAVAQLYKVEKRLKTRLQEIANDDAYKAVMVIEQAEAIKKYLSHNWTYFAYPDYDNEAIATLEIALSSFIAVINERTFKLKKQLLEIQLSLLQQY, encoded by the coding sequence ATGCATACTACTAAACCCGACAAATCGGTAATCCAACCCTCAAAGGCTTTTAAACAACAGATATCGCGCTCGGTAAATGCCGTAATATTATTTGTTATTGTTTACTTGCTGCTACTGTTAGGCGCTATCGGCTGTGCCATCATCTTTGGTGCTTTGGGCGTAGGCATCATAGCCCTTAAAGCCCATTGGGTAACAATCGTTTTTGGCCTTGGGCTTATTTTTTCGGGGCTGATGCTCGTTTTCTTTGTTGTTAAGTTTATTTTTAAACGGAACAGGGATCACTATGGAGAACGTTTTGAGATTTTCGAAGCCGATCAACCTGAACTGTTCAGCTTTATCCGCCAGCTTACTGCCGAAACGGGCACCGATTTCCCAAAACATGTTTACCTAACGCCCGAAGTAAATGCATACGTAAGTTACGATTCTACCTTTTGGAGCATGTTTTTACCGGTCAAGAAAAACCTTACCATTGGTCTGGGCTTGGTGAACAGCCTTAACCGGTCAGAGTTTAAATCGGTACTGGCACATGAGTTTGGGCACTTCTCGCAACGCAGCATGAAGTTCGGCAGCTATGTGTACAACATGAACAAGGTGATACACAACATGCTGTATGATAATGATAGCTATCAAAGTATTATTGATAAGTGGGCAAGCTTTCATTCATTTTTACGGGGAACGGCATGGATCAACGTACAAATTATAAAAGGTATTCAGTTTATTTTGCGCAAGGTATATGTGTTCTTAAATAAAAACCAGATGAGCCTTTCAAGGCAAATGGAGTTTCATGCTGATGCCATATCAGCCTATGTCGCCGGTTCAAACAATGCCATTACCGCTTCGAGAAGGTTAGACATTGGCGGCATGTGCTATAACACGATTTTAAATTACTGGAATGCCGAAATAAAAGACAAAAAGCGTGCAGACAATTTTTATCCGCAACACAGTGAGATCGTTCGTCAATTTTCGACGCTTAATCAGCTTGCTATTGATGCCAACGGCCTGCCTGTTGTACATCATCGTATAGCGGCGCTGGATAATGAGCAGATAGTTATCGAGGATCAATGGGCATCGCATCCTTCAAGTAAAGACCGTGAGGCGGCTCTGGAAGCGCTCAATATTCCGCAGCCGATTGAAGATCAAAGCGCATGGAGCTTATTTAATGATGCCGACCAGCTGCAGCGTAAATTTACCGACGATATGTATTCATCAGTTAATGAAATTAATACATTTGAAAAACTCGACCTCGAAGCTTTTAAAGCGAAGTATTATAAGGATGTAAATGAAAATAATTATCATCCCGAATACCGCGGTTATTATAATGGGCGGCACTTAAATAATTTTGACATCGACGAAGCGATACGGCAATCAGAAAACGATAAAGGCAAAATCAGATTCACCGAGCTGTTTACAGATGAGAAAAGTAATCTGCCCAAACGGATCAGCTACCTTGCCGATGATATTGCGAAGCTGGACGCCATTATTGAAAACCGGATAGAAAGCGGCGTAAAATCATTCGACTTTAAGGGCACCAAGTACCCAAACAGCGAAGCTGCTTCAGTTAAAGAACTGCTTAACCAGGAACTATCGGAGGCCGAGAGCCAGGTGAAAGAACTGGACAAGGATCTATTTATAGCTACTTATAAGAATGCGGAAACAGATGAGCAGCAAAAGCTTAGAGACGGCTATATATTGCTATTTAAAGACCAAAAGCAGGATAACGGCGATTACGAAATTTATAATAACGTATGGGCCGCGTTTTCACCATTATTCAACACCATGCCTTATGCGGAAATTGAACGCGCGGTTGCGCAATTATATAAAGTTGAAAAACGCTTAAAAACACGTTTGCAGGAGATTGCTAATGATGATGCTTATAAAGCGGTTATGGTTATTGAACAAGCCGAAGCAATAAAAAAATATCTTTCACATAACTGGACTTATTTTGCGTATCCCGATTATGACAATGAAGCGATTGCCACACTGGAAATTGCGCTATCAAGCTTTATTGCGGTAATTAACGAGCGTACGTTTAAGTTAAAAAAACAACTGTTAGAAATACAACTTTCGTTACTGCAACAATACTAA
- a CDS encoding RagB/SusD family nutrient uptake outer membrane protein: MKTLYKKLAQASCLTVLLSAAACTKLDETAYSQIRSDDFFNNKNEVISAVLRPYTHANAWATPSGQDGWWRPSELSADQLAWPTKGRHGEDGGKWKRLHYHTWTNDEGGLNNAWSLMYWGVGLCNIAIQSIEKVNGPAIGLTEVEKAGYLAELKLLRAYHYLKLMDLFGNIPLATVVPDGPTTDYPTNLSQKEVFDFIEKEIKDNIDQAPKLSKTMLGRMSQAGGYAMLTELYLNAQVWSGTPRWDDCIAAANKLIDNQAGGLNGAMALDANITDAFKPNNDLSKEAIFSIAYEFQRANFQPSWTGEFFHFQQQFIYGGSRNGNDGVVVVPGNYTKFDDEDLRKKEWILEGPMTRFDNGQPVIATGGNEYDGKPLVFVDNIRRNSQGGTSSTMSDGEENSGVRFNKYKLGNNIAGFKGELPNPNYNSTDWHLYRLSWIYFAKAEAIMRKNGGAANAEAVQLINDSKKRAYSSADWANHAYTTATLTMDELLNERGREFIFEGFRRDDLIRFGKFTTGSWWDHQPSQDFRKLYAIPQQQIALNRNLKQNPGYPN; this comes from the coding sequence ATGAAAACATTATACAAAAAACTGGCGCAGGCTTCATGCCTTACTGTGTTGCTTAGCGCTGCTGCCTGTACAAAGCTTGATGAAACGGCTTACAGTCAGATCCGGAGCGACGATTTTTTTAACAATAAAAATGAGGTTATATCAGCGGTTTTAAGGCCGTATACACATGCTAACGCGTGGGCAACACCATCAGGACAGGACGGTTGGTGGAGGCCTTCAGAGCTTTCTGCCGATCAGTTAGCCTGGCCAACCAAGGGCCGTCATGGCGAAGATGGCGGTAAATGGAAACGTCTGCATTATCACACCTGGACAAATGATGAAGGAGGGTTAAACAATGCCTGGTCGTTAATGTACTGGGGCGTTGGCCTATGTAATATAGCGATACAATCAATTGAAAAGGTAAATGGGCCTGCTATCGGCTTAACTGAAGTGGAAAAAGCCGGTTACCTGGCCGAGTTGAAGTTGCTGCGCGCCTATCATTACTTAAAACTAATGGATTTGTTCGGTAACATCCCGCTGGCAACAGTGGTACCGGATGGCCCTACAACCGATTATCCGACCAATCTTTCGCAAAAAGAGGTTTTTGATTTTATTGAAAAGGAGATTAAGGATAATATTGATCAGGCGCCTAAGCTATCTAAAACTATGCTGGGCCGTATGTCTCAGGCCGGCGGTTACGCCATGTTGACAGAGTTATATTTAAATGCCCAGGTTTGGAGCGGTACCCCGCGTTGGGACGACTGTATAGCGGCAGCAAATAAACTTATTGACAACCAGGCGGGTGGCCTTAACGGTGCTATGGCGCTTGACGCCAACATTACAGATGCTTTTAAGCCAAACAATGATCTTTCAAAAGAAGCAATTTTTTCTATCGCCTACGAATTTCAGCGCGCTAATTTCCAGCCTTCGTGGACAGGTGAATTCTTTCACTTCCAGCAGCAGTTCATCTACGGTGGTAGTCGTAATGGTAACGATGGTGTAGTTGTTGTACCCGGTAACTACACGAAGTTTGATGATGAAGATCTTCGTAAAAAGGAGTGGATACTGGAAGGGCCAATGACGCGCTTTGATAACGGCCAGCCAGTTATAGCTACCGGTGGTAATGAGTATGACGGTAAACCGCTTGTGTTTGTTGATAACATTCGCCGTAACAGCCAGGGTGGTACATCATCAACCATGAGCGATGGTGAAGAGAACAGCGGTGTGCGTTTTAATAAATACAAATTAGGTAACAACATTGCAGGTTTTAAAGGTGAATTGCCTAACCCTAACTACAACAGTACCGATTGGCATCTATACCGCTTATCGTGGATTTACTTTGCTAAGGCAGAAGCCATAATGCGCAAAAACGGAGGCGCTGCGAACGCTGAAGCGGTACAATTAATAAATGATAGCAAAAAACGCGCTTATAGTAGTGCTGATTGGGCTAACCACGCTTATACAACGGCTACCTTAACAATGGATGAGTTATTGAATGAGCGCGGGCGCGAATTTATATTCGAAGGTTTCCGTAGAGATGACCTGATTCGTTTTGGTAAATTTACCACCGGTAGCTGGTGGGATCATCAACCAAGTCAGGATTTTAGAAAGCTGTATGCTATACCACAGCAACAAATTGCGTTAAACAGAAACCTGAAACAAAATCCGGGCTATCCAAATTAA
- a CDS encoding SGNH/GDSL hydrolase family protein, protein MIKWCFIALLLALTSCRKTNQITVINQGIGGNKASDVVIRIDTALQSNPDLAIVMIGTNDVSRQVAYKKFADNLSIVINRIKKSGAKVLLMSPPPRGTEVIGLPDNFKNGRTDTITSIIDSLGKKLNCYYLNINQAFKDAGTPSADKSSMLYNSANNPGKPDGIHLTVDGRQFIAAKVNRFIQDNLPKGSYSVVVCIGDSLTAGGSASYPAYLRILLNAQ, encoded by the coding sequence ATGATCAAGTGGTGCTTTATTGCATTGTTACTGGCTTTAACATCTTGTCGTAAAACAAATCAGATTACGGTTATTAACCAGGGCATTGGCGGCAATAAAGCAAGCGACGTTGTGATACGTATTGATACGGCGCTACAATCGAACCCCGATCTGGCTATTGTTATGATAGGCACTAATGATGTTTCGAGGCAGGTTGCTTACAAAAAGTTTGCAGATAACCTTAGCATTGTTATAAACAGGATAAAAAAATCAGGCGCAAAAGTATTGTTGATGAGCCCGCCACCCAGAGGAACCGAAGTGATTGGCTTGCCTGATAATTTTAAGAACGGCCGAACCGATACGATCACCTCAATAATTGATTCGCTTGGTAAAAAGCTCAATTGTTATTATTTAAACATTAACCAGGCATTTAAAGACGCGGGAACACCCAGCGCCGATAAATCAAGTATGCTTTATAATAGTGCCAACAATCCCGGCAAGCCTGATGGCATACACCTTACTGTTGATGGCCGGCAATTTATTGCCGCTAAGGTTAACCGCTTTATTCAGGATAATTTACCTAAGGGAAGCTATAGTGTAGTGGTTTGCATTGGCGACAGCCTTACGGCGGGCGGCTCAGCGTCCTATCCGGCATATCTGCGAATATTACTGAACGCGCAATAA
- a CDS encoding AI-2E family transporter, whose protein sequence is MTSKKLLTPFYERLALVLIGIIALSYLIILGKEILDPLMFGFLFAVLLLPVANFMERKLRFPRSLSSFAAIILFVGFIGLVGYLVGSQISSLASDWPMLKTQITQSIASIQGWIETSFHINTDKQMNYVHDTTQKIMESGTVVLGTTFGAVSSLLLFYIFILIFTFFILFYRRLLFRFVVHVFSEDNSAVVTDIVENIQVILRQYIVGLILEMIVVAGISCAVFWIFNIKYAVLLGILVGLFNIIPYIGIFTALLLSTIVTFATGSIEQTVTVAISVVGIHALDANILLPIIVGSKVRLNALITFIGIIIGELIWGLSGMFLSIPVIAIFKIIFDRVPSLKPWGYLLGGDYEYDTQAQKEMKTE, encoded by the coding sequence ATGACAAGCAAAAAACTACTTACCCCTTTTTACGAACGCCTTGCGCTGGTACTTATAGGCATTATAGCGCTAAGCTATCTGATTATTTTGGGTAAAGAAATACTTGACCCGTTGATGTTCGGTTTCTTATTTGCCGTACTGTTACTGCCCGTCGCCAATTTTATGGAGCGCAAGCTCAGGTTTCCGCGCAGCTTGTCATCATTTGCCGCCATTATTTTATTTGTGGGCTTTATTGGTCTGGTGGGTTACCTGGTTGGTTCGCAAATATCATCTTTAGCGTCAGACTGGCCTATGCTAAAAACGCAGATCACCCAATCCATAGCCAGCATACAGGGATGGATTGAAACCTCGTTCCATATCAATACTGATAAGCAGATGAACTACGTGCACGATACGACACAGAAAATAATGGAGTCGGGTACGGTAGTGTTAGGTACAACATTCGGGGCCGTATCTTCGCTGCTGTTGTTCTACATATTTATATTGATATTCACCTTTTTCATCCTGTTTTATCGCCGGTTGCTCTTCCGGTTCGTGGTTCACGTTTTCAGCGAAGATAACTCAGCCGTAGTAACGGATATCGTGGAGAACATTCAAGTGATATTACGCCAGTATATTGTGGGCCTGATATTGGAAATGATTGTTGTTGCCGGCATATCCTGCGCCGTGTTCTGGATATTCAACATTAAATACGCCGTATTACTTGGCATATTGGTGGGGTTGTTTAATATCATCCCATACATTGGCATTTTCACAGCCTTGTTATTGAGCACCATTGTAACCTTTGCTACCGGCAGTATTGAACAAACGGTTACCGTAGCCATATCAGTAGTAGGTATACATGCTTTAGATGCCAATATTTTGCTGCCGATTATAGTTGGCTCAAAAGTGCGGCTCAATGCTTTAATCACCTTTATCGGCATTATCATCGGCGAGTTGATATGGGGCCTTTCAGGCATGTTTTTATCTATACCGGTTATAGCCATATTCAAGATAATTTTTGACCGTGTACCAAGCCTTAAACCTTGGGGTTACCTGCTCGGCGGCGATTATGAGTACGACACCCAGGCGCAAAAGGAAATGAAAACCGAATAA
- a CDS encoding SusC/RagA family TonB-linked outer membrane protein → MKAIFKRAEVRPRVKNCTTNQGPPLKKLTLFLVLFISSILSLPAFAQKQVTGTVVDKQKLPLPGATVKIKGTTTAVASDMNGKFTISVPGDNAVLTVSSIGFTSKDVPVGAQNNLSVTLIEESRGLNTVVVVGYGAQKKGEITSATGHADSSDFRQSGSRNALDLVQGKIAGLQITRAGGSNPNSGVNIQLRGVTSINAPQTPLIVIDGIPGGNLDLLQQDDIESIDVLKDGSGAAIYGTNASAGVILVTTKKGKAGPPQFSYSSYLRKEYLARIPKFLNADEFRQKLASGEIKGTDYGNSNDFFDQLVNHGNLSQNHNLALQGGTDKSNYRASLNYRNLDGFAKENTRTEYTIRLSLNQKGFNNRLNTQVNLATNFNRANLLGGGGWEDQLMRNPTLSNYNPDGTWYFENTSTNQLARLSQETNKRQQQTTSADAKAEFEFIKGLTGAAFISYQRNSYVDGIYRTLASEFSLENDVFKNGGYAQRSTFLEQNLAFEPTINYTRSFGDHSLKGVAGYSYRYNQTENFSAFNYGFLNDNFEENNLGAGNQLAAGKAGMSSNKESDKLIAFFGRVNYSYKDKYLLQFILRREGSTKFGRLNKWGNFPAVSAGWAISQESFMENVKFVNYLKLRAGYGQTGNSGVNRYTSDVYLGTGGVYLYPDGQYRETYGPNNNPNPYLRFERKKELNIGADFTLFNNRLSGSLDLFNRVTDGLLDTYTTPQPPYVRSSIYANIGQMSAKGVELALSFAAVKYKDFSWNIDATASTTRNKLDKYSDDIFAIDYRSFGDIGGYGALGQAIRTYAGGAIGEFWGKKFAGFTEDGKWLFYNRNGEKVRNDQINNSFDKNVTDYQKLGNGIPKYYASLTNTFKYKGFDMRIFMRGKFDYKILNTTAISYGNKVTGSNLLSDAFTKYAEINDTYMYSDYYLENGSYLKIDEVTLGYTFKLKSKQIRSLRAYLTGQNLVTFTSYSGNDPDFVSDAGTGPSIDARGPYPSTRSFILGVNFGF, encoded by the coding sequence ATGAAAGCCATTTTTAAACGAGCGGAAGTGCGTCCGCGTGTAAAAAATTGCACTACCAACCAGGGGCCACCTCTGAAAAAACTAACCCTTTTTCTGGTACTCTTTATCAGCAGCATTTTATCGTTACCGGCGTTTGCGCAAAAACAGGTAACCGGTACTGTTGTTGATAAACAAAAGCTGCCGTTACCCGGTGCAACAGTAAAAATTAAGGGCACCACAACCGCTGTCGCGTCTGACATGAATGGTAAATTTACCATCAGCGTGCCGGGAGACAATGCCGTTCTTACAGTCTCATCAATCGGTTTTACCTCAAAAGATGTACCTGTGGGTGCACAAAACAATTTGAGTGTAACCCTGATTGAAGAATCTCGCGGCCTGAACACCGTAGTAGTAGTAGGTTACGGCGCGCAAAAGAAGGGCGAGATTACCTCGGCTACCGGGCATGCTGACAGCTCTGACTTCAGGCAAAGCGGTTCGCGCAATGCGCTCGATCTTGTACAGGGTAAAATTGCCGGTTTGCAAATTACCCGTGCAGGCGGCTCTAACCCTAACTCAGGCGTAAATATACAGCTACGTGGAGTTACCTCTATAAACGCTCCGCAAACACCGCTTATTGTTATTGACGGTATTCCGGGCGGTAACCTGGATCTGTTGCAACAGGACGACATTGAGTCGATAGACGTATTAAAAGACGGATCAGGTGCAGCCATTTACGGCACTAACGCCAGTGCAGGTGTAATTTTGGTAACCACTAAAAAAGGCAAAGCAGGCCCCCCTCAATTTAGCTATTCAAGTTACTTGCGTAAAGAATACCTCGCGCGTATCCCTAAATTTCTGAACGCTGACGAGTTTAGGCAAAAGCTTGCTTCGGGAGAGATAAAAGGTACGGATTATGGAAACTCTAATGATTTTTTTGATCAGTTGGTAAACCATGGCAACCTTTCGCAAAATCATAACCTCGCGTTACAGGGCGGAACTGATAAAAGCAACTACCGCGCAAGCTTAAATTACAGAAACCTGGACGGCTTCGCGAAAGAAAACACCCGTACTGAGTATACCATACGTTTAAGTTTAAACCAAAAGGGTTTTAACAATCGTTTAAATACGCAGGTTAACCTTGCTACCAACTTTAACCGTGCTAATTTACTTGGCGGCGGCGGATGGGAAGATCAGCTGATGAGAAATCCAACGCTATCAAACTATAATCCTGACGGAACTTGGTACTTTGAGAACACAAGTACAAACCAATTGGCACGGTTGAGCCAGGAAACAAACAAGCGTCAGCAACAAACCACTTCAGCCGATGCTAAAGCCGAGTTTGAATTTATTAAAGGTTTAACGGGCGCCGCGTTTATTTCTTACCAGCGCAATAGCTATGTTGATGGTATTTACAGAACCCTGGCCAGCGAATTCTCATTGGAAAATGATGTTTTTAAAAACGGTGGTTATGCGCAGCGTTCAACCTTTTTGGAGCAAAACTTAGCTTTTGAGCCTACTATTAATTATACGCGGTCATTCGGCGATCATAGCCTAAAAGGTGTTGCGGGTTATAGCTATCGTTATAATCAAACCGAAAACTTCAGCGCGTTTAACTATGGTTTCCTGAATGACAACTTCGAGGAGAATAACCTTGGGGCCGGTAATCAGTTAGCGGCGGGCAAAGCAGGGATGTCGAGCAACAAAGAATCTGATAAACTTATCGCATTTTTTGGCAGGGTGAATTACTCTTATAAGGATAAATACTTATTGCAATTCATACTTCGCCGGGAAGGCTCAACCAAATTCGGCAGGCTTAACAAATGGGGAAATTTTCCTGCGGTTTCTGCAGGCTGGGCAATCAGCCAGGAAAGTTTTATGGAGAACGTAAAGTTTGTAAATTACTTAAAGCTTAGAGCTGGTTATGGCCAAACGGGTAACTCGGGTGTTAACAGGTATACCAGCGACGTTTACTTAGGTACAGGTGGCGTATACCTTTATCCTGACGGGCAGTACCGCGAAACTTACGGTCCTAACAACAACCCCAACCCTTACCTGCGTTTTGAGCGTAAAAAAGAGTTAAACATAGGTGCTGATTTTACCTTATTTAACAACAGGTTGAGCGGTAGCTTGGATTTATTTAACAGGGTGACAGATGGCTTGTTAGACACTTATACCACGCCTCAGCCACCATATGTACGTAGTTCAATCTATGCTAACATCGGTCAGATGTCTGCAAAAGGTGTGGAACTTGCTTTGAGTTTTGCGGCAGTTAAGTACAAAGATTTTAGCTGGAATATTGACGCGACAGCCAGTACTACCAGAAACAAGTTGGACAAATATTCTGATGATATTTTCGCTATTGATTACCGTTCATTTGGTGATATTGGTGGTTACGGCGCGCTTGGCCAGGCAATACGTACTTATGCGGGCGGAGCTATCGGCGAGTTCTGGGGTAAAAAGTTTGCCGGATTTACTGAAGATGGCAAATGGCTGTTTTACAATCGTAATGGCGAAAAGGTACGTAATGACCAGATCAACAACTCATTTGATAAAAACGTAACTGATTACCAGAAATTGGGTAATGGTATACCTAAATATTACGCATCGTTAACTAACACATTCAAGTACAAGGGTTTTGATATGCGGATATTTATGCGCGGAAAATTTGATTACAAAATACTGAATACTACAGCTATATCATACGGTAATAAAGTAACCGGATCAAACTTACTTTCTGACGCATTTACAAAATATGCCGAAATCAATGATACTTACATGTACTCAGATTATTACCTTGAAAATGGGTCATATTTAAAAATTGATGAGGTAACGCTTGGTTACACATTTAAACTGAAGTCAAAGCAAATACGTTCACTACGTGCCTACCTAACCGGCCAAAACCTGGTAACCTTTACCAGCTATAGCGGTAATGACCCGGATTTTGTTAGCGACGCAGGCACTGGCCCAAGTATAGATGCCCGCGGCCCATATCCAAGTACGCGTTCATTCATATTAGGTGTAAACTTTGGATTTTAA